Proteins encoded in a region of the Planococcus shixiaomingii genome:
- a CDS encoding FxsA family protein, translating to MMKWFFLALVIVPTLELALLIWAGGKIGFFPTIAIIVATGLVGAYLAKKKGLKAIRDVQEALNNFQAPADQLISAAFVLVGGILLLTPGFISDAVGFSMLFTPTQKLYKPIVYRLIQKKMRNARVIVQ from the coding sequence ATGATGAAATGGTTCTTTTTAGCACTGGTCATAGTTCCGACACTCGAACTGGCCCTGCTCATATGGGCCGGAGGAAAAATAGGCTTTTTTCCAACGATCGCCATTATCGTGGCAACCGGTCTAGTAGGCGCTTATTTAGCCAAGAAAAAAGGTTTGAAAGCAATACGGGATGTTCAAGAAGCACTGAACAATTTCCAAGCCCCGGCCGATCAATTGATAAGTGCCGCGTTTGTGTTAGTCGGTGGCATTTTGCTTTTGACGCCGGGATTCATTTCGGATGCAGTCGGCTTTAGCATGTTGTTTACTCCAACTCAAAAGCTCTATAAGCCGATTGTTTACCGGTTGATCCAGAAAAAAATGAGAAATGCTCGGGTTATCGTACAATAA